One window of the Salvia splendens isolate huo1 chromosome 1, SspV2, whole genome shotgun sequence genome contains the following:
- the LOC121754270 gene encoding pentatricopeptide repeat-containing protein At5g16860-like, translating into MLFSSIFLPNHSRHRAAALVPKLRFSSTAAQRCVSLPEDDLIQPHTIAPSSPSDPNPTAQLLSDCLSDGRHSDVLSVLRRTPPSHYLVFYWNNLIKRSISLQNHRDVLHLFDEMRRLQWKPDGHTYPYALKSCGDLTSLAAGMSIHALAFHSGFTNCNVFVDNAAIAMYGRCGAFDKARQLFDEILEGGVFDTVSWNSIISVYVQFGDSRKALQMFKEMVSRGDIALRADAVSLVNILPACASLRSQRRGAEVHAYSVRRGLIDDVFVGNAVMDMYAKCGLIDDAKNLFDRMEIKDVVSWNALVTGYSQIGKFEDALGLFDRMREKTIELNVVAWSAVIAGYAQRGLGNEAIDVFKQMIVSGSQPNAVTLVSVLSGCAASGASNPGKETHCYVIKQVLNLEGNDSGDDMMVINGLIDMYAKCKNLQVAHALFDSIEMKNRSVVTWTALIGGYAQHGEAGDALGLFAEMLSEGCRMMPNGFTISCALVACARVGALRLGWEIHAYALRNRYGEAMIFISNCLIDMYVKSGDVDAALAVFDNMSQKNAVSWTSMMTGYGMHGRGEEAVQVFERMRAAGLPIDGVTFVVLLYSCSHSGIVDQGISYFNRMKDFGVVPEAEHYACMVDLLGRAGRLDDAMKLIRDMPMQANPIVWVSLLSSCRLHGNVEIGEHAVNQLLELKFEVDGLYTLLSNIYASAKQWKDVARIRLLMKQAGIRKRPGCSWVQGRNGTATFYVGDKTHPMTKEIYDLLHDLIYRVKIMGYVPETSFALHDVDDEEKGDNLVEHSEKLALAYGILTTTPGMPIRIMKNLRVCGDCHTAISYISRIIEHEVILRDSSRFHHFKNGSCSCKGYW; encoded by the coding sequence ATGCTGTTTTCTTCAATTTTCCTGCCAAACCACAGCCGCCACCGCGCCGCCGCTCTTGTTCCCAAACTCCGCTTCTCTTCTACGGCAGCTCAACGCTGCGTCTCCTTACCCGAGGACGATCTCATCCAACCGCACACCATAGCACCCTCCTCCCCCTCGGATCCAAACCCCACCGCGCAACTTCTCTCCGACTGCCTCTCCGATGGCAGGCACTCCGACGTGCTCTCCGTCCTCCGCCGCACCCCGCCCTCTCACTACCTCGTCTTCTACTGGAACAACCTTATCAAGCGGAGCATCTCCTTGCAAAACCACAGAGATGTCCTCCACCTGTTTGATGAAATGCGGCGCCTCCAATGGAAGCCCGACGGCCATACATATCCTTATGCTCTCAAATCGTGCGGCGACCTTACCTCGCTGGCAGCGGGTATGTCTATCCACGCGCTCGCGTTTCACTCTGGTTTCACTAATTGCAATGTGTTTGTGGATAACGCCGCGATTGCTATGTATGGCCGTTGTGGCGCGTTTGACAAAGCGCGCCAGTTGTTCGATGAAATTCTTGAGGGAGGCGTGTTCGATACAGTCTCGTGGAATTCGATTATATCTGTGTATGTGCAGTTTGGCGACAGTAGGAAGGCTCTGCAGATGTTTAAAGAGATGGTTTCGAGAGGGGATATAGCGTTGCGGGCGGATGCAGTTAGCTTGGTGAATATTTTGCCTGCTTGTGCTTCTCTTAGATCACAGAGGAGAGGGGCGGAGGTTCATGCTTACTCTGTAAGGAGAGGTTTGATCGATGATGTCTTTGTGGGGAATGCTGTTATGGATATGTATGCAAAGTGTGGTCTAATAGATGATGCGAAGAATTTGTTCGACAGGATGGAGATCAAGGATGTGGTATCTTGGAACGCGCTGGTGACAGGGTACTCTCAGATTGGGAAATTTGAGGATGCTTTAGGGTTGTTTGATAGAATGAGGGAGAAAACTATTGAATTGAATGTGGTGGCGTGGAGTGCTGTGATTGCAGGATACGCACAGAGGGGACTTGGTAATGAGGCTATTGATGTATTCAAGCAGATGATTGTCTCAGGATCACAACCAAACGCGGTTACCCTTGTCTCAGTTTTGTCGGGCTGTGCAGCGTCTGGTGCATCGAATCCTGGGAAAGAGACACACTGTTATGTGATTAAGCAGGTATTAAATTTGGAGGGCAATGACTCAGGGGATGATATGATGGTCATCAATGGTTTGATTGACATGTATGCGAAATGCAAGAACTTGCAAGTGGCTCATGCCCTGTTCGATTCTATTGAGATGAAAAATAGGAGTGTGGTGACTTGGACGGCCTTGATTGGAGGGTATGCTCAACATGGGGAAGCAGGTGATGCCTTAGGGCTTTTTGCTGAAATGCTAAGTGAGGGATGCAGAATGATGCCAAATGGCTTCACTATATCTTGTGCACTTGTAGCTTGTGCTCGTGTGGGTGCACTGAGGCTTGGTTGGGAAATCCATGCCTATGCACTCCGCAATAGATATGGGGAGGCTATGATATTTATCTCGAATTGCCTAATAGATATGTATGTCAAATCTGGTGATGTGGATGCAGCTCTAGCTGTGTTTGATAATATGAGCCAGAAAAATGCAGTCTCATGGACGTCCATGATGACGGGATATGGAATGCATGGTCGTGGTGAGGAGGCTGTCCAAGTTTTCGAGAGGATGAGGGCTGCCGGTCTTCCAATTGATGGAGTTACTTTTGTGGTATTACTTTATTCATGTAGCCACTCTGGGATTGTTGACCAGGGTATTAGTTACTTCAATCGTATGAAGGATTTTGGAGTTGTTCCTGAAGCTGAACACTATGCTTGCATGGTTGATTTGTTGGGCCGTGCGGGTCGCTTGGATGATGCTATGAAGCTCATTAGGGATATGCCGATGCAAGCAAACCCGATTGTTTGGGTGTCATTGCTTAGTTCTTGCAGGCTTCATGGAAATGTGGAAATTGGGGAGCATGCAGTTAATCAGTTATTAGAGTTAAAATTTGAAGTGGATGGCTTGTACACGCTTCTGTCAAACATATATGCCAGTGCTAAGCAATGGAAGGATGTTGCAAGGATTCGACTGTTGATGAAACAGGCAGGAATCAGGAAGAGACCTGGTTGTAGTTGGGTACAAGGAAGAAACGGGACAGCAACCTTTTATGTTGGGGACAAAACTCATCCAATGACTAAAGAGATATATGATCTCCTTCATGATCTGATTTATCGTGTTAAAATCATGGGCTATGTTCCAGAGACTAGCTTTGCGCTTCATGATGTAGATGATGAGGAGAAAGGTGATAATCTAGTTGAACACAGTGAGAAATTGGCCCTTGCTTATGGCATTCTGACTACAACCCCTGGGATGCCTATAAGGATTATGAAGAACTTGCGTGTCTGTGGTGATTGTCACACAGCCATTAGTTACATATCAAGAATAATTGAACACGAAGTTATACTCAGGGACTCAAGCCGTTTCCACCATTTCAAGAATGGATCCTGTTCCTGCAAAGGATATTGGTGA